A region of the Nitrospirota bacterium genome:
GACCCTGAGGCATATTTGCTCAGCAGGGACGAGCTTTTTAAAAAAATAAACGAAACCATAAACCTCGGTGGAACCCAGATACTCCTTCAGGGCGGGCTTCATCCTGAACTCGGTCTCGATTACTACATTGAGCTTTTAAAATCGATCAAAGAAAATTTCTCCATCCATATCCATGGCCTTTCTCCGCCAGAGATATGCTATATCGCAGATAAATCAGACCTCACTATAAAAGAGACCGTAAGCATTTTAAAGGCTGCAGGGCTTGATTCAATCCCAGGGGGAGGGGCTGAAATACTTTCAGACAGGGTGAGGGCGATTCTCAGCCCCCGAAAGATTAAATCATCATCATGGCTTAAGGTCATGGAAGATGCCCACAGGCTTGCAATGAGGACAACTGCAACAATGATGTTTGGAAGCGTGGAGGAGCCTGAAGATATAATTGAACACCTCGATGCCCTGAGAAACCTTCAGGACAGAACAGGCGGTTTTACAGCTTTTATTCCGTGGAGCTTCCAGCCAGGGAATACGGAACTAGTTAAAAGTTTAAAGTTAAGAGTTAAAACTTCCTCGTCACTTCACGCCGCCACTGCTGTAGAATATCTGAGGATTCTTGCCCTATCGAGGATTTACCTCGACAATATCAAAAGCATCCAGGCCTCATGGGTAACGCAGGGCATCAAGATTGCTCAGATAGCACTGCGGTTTGGAGCCAATGACCTCGGTTCAACAATGATTGAGGAAAACGTCGTTGCATCAACAGGCGTAAGTTACATGGCCTCCATGAACGAACTTATCGATGCAATAAAAGGCGCGGGTTTCAGGGCTGCACAGAGAGATACCTACTACAATATCCTGAGGGAGTTTTAAACCCAAAATTACACAAGGGTCAAATAAGCTCCTTTATTTACTAATATAGACCCCAATTCCTCCGATTTACACCCTTTATTTTTACACTTCAACAGCCTGTTGAAAAAGTCTAAAATAACCATACGTGTCATTCCCGCATGCTTTTAGCGGGAATCCAGGGTTTCCCGTGAAACTTGTCCTCGAAGGTTGTAATCGGGGAACGGGAATCCAGTTTATTTGTATAGTTTCCCGCTTTCGCGGGAACAGCGTCTGGACTCCTGCTGAAGTTTACCCCGTGCATGGATTCCTGCTTTCGCAGGAATGACGACACGGGGCAGGAATAACAATCTGGAGAACAAATTAGCAATTTTTCAACAGCCTGTCAAGATCTTACACAGAAAATTTTATACTGCTATAAATTGTCTAAAATTGACATCAGATTTAATTTTATTATAAAATTTAAAAGCCACCGAAAGGGTAACCTCCGGGCAACCGGTGGGCACAAAGCCACCTGTCCCAGAATCGCTGGGATAGAGGGGCTGTCGAAATGGCTAACGAAAACCCTACTCTTTCGGAGAGGGTTTTTTTATTTTAGGGGGCTCTTGATGGGTAAAACAAGTTTGAGAGAAAAAGTACCCGATAAATGAAACGTAAAATTATTTTATCCTTGGTTGTTCTTTTTGCATTCTTTGCCTCTGGCGCGGTATTGGCAGGGCTTTATATTAAAAACACCACGGCAACGCTAAACCACCTCATCACGCTCCATCAAATTGAAAATCTGCGGCGCCATCTGATTATAGCCATTCAAACTGTTCAGTCAGATCTCTATACTGTTGATACGCTACTCGGTCATAGGGTTGATGTGATTACTGATAATGTGACAACCCTTTATCAAGCTTCCCAGAGGTGTTCTGGTTGCCACCACAAACCAGAGATTGAAAACCGTATAAAAGATATTCAGTCGCTCACCCTTGAATACCAGAATGCTCTGAGCTACTACATGACTGCATCTGCCAATAAAGAGAAAACAAATAAGCTGAAGCTCGAAACAGCAGCTATAGGAAATAAACTTCTTTCTACCACAGAAGATATGTCTGTGCAGGCCAGCGAAAGACTTAGTTCGATGACAAGTGCTGCAATGGATAAGATAAATCAGGCAAGAGGTGTTCTTTACATTACAATTCTGCTAACCGTCCTGTTCGGTATTCTTGTTGCTGTAAACCTAACACTATCAATTACACGCCCCGTAGGCAAACTTGTTGATGCGACAAGGGTGATTGCATCAGGCAATCTTGGATATGCAATCCATATCAAAGATAAAAATGAATTCGGGGAACTCGCATTACACTTCAATGAGATGAGCATTGCACTGAAAAACGGGTATGCAAAACTCAAAGAGGAAATAGTCGAACATAAGAAGACAGAGGAGGCCCTCCGTGAGAGCGAGGAACGTTACGCCCTTGCGGCCCGTGGCGCCAATGATGGCTTGTGGGACTGGGATCTTAAAAACAGTAAGATATATTTTTCTCCCCGCTGGAAGTCGATGCTCGGCTATAACGAAGAGGAGATCGGAGACAGTCCTGAAGAATGGTTTAACAGGATGCAGCCTGATGACCGCAAGAAATTGGAGGCTAAAATCACTGCCCATATCAATGGTCATACCATCCATCTGGAAAGCGAATATCGCATATCACATAAGGATGGAACATACCGTTGGATGCTGAATCGAGGACTGGCAGTGAGGGATGAGTCCGGGAAGGCTTATCGCATTGCCGGGTCACAGACAGACATTACTGACCGCAAGATGGCAGAGGAGCAGTCGCTGCACGATGCCTTTCACGATGCCCTTACGGGCTTGCCAAACCGCGCCCTGTTCATGGACCGCCTTCAACATGCAATTAAGAGTTTGCACTCACAATTGCAGCGTCACAGCAATTATCAATATGCTGTACTTTTCCTCGATCTGGATCGCTTTAAGGTTATCAACGACAGCCTCGGGCATATTATAGGTGATCAGCTTCTCATCTCAGTTGGCCAGCGGCTGGTGAGCTGTCTACGTCCGAGCGATACGGTTGCACGTCTTGGGGGAGACGAGTTTGCCGTTCTCCTTGAAAACATCAAAGATTCAAAGGAGGTTCTGGAGGTTACCGAACGTCTA
Encoded here:
- the mqnC gene encoding dehypoxanthine futalosine cyclase, encoding MKRIHREEGLRLLKEAPLFDLGEQADAMRKVLHSDGIVTFVIDRNINYTNICINQCAFCAFYKNKDDPEAYLLSRDELFKKINETINLGGTQILLQGGLHPELGLDYYIELLKSIKENFSIHIHGLSPPEICYIADKSDLTIKETVSILKAAGLDSIPGGGAEILSDRVRAILSPRKIKSSSWLKVMEDAHRLAMRTTATMMFGSVEEPEDIIEHLDALRNLQDRTGGFTAFIPWSFQPGNTELVKSLKLRVKTSSSLHAATAVEYLRILALSRIYLDNIKSIQASWVTQGIKIAQIALRFGANDLGSTMIEENVVASTGVSYMASMNELIDAIKGAGFRAAQRDTYYNILREF
- a CDS encoding EAL domain-containing protein — protein: MKRKIILSLVVLFAFFASGAVLAGLYIKNTTATLNHLITLHQIENLRRHLIIAIQTVQSDLYTVDTLLGHRVDVITDNVTTLYQASQRCSGCHHKPEIENRIKDIQSLTLEYQNALSYYMTASANKEKTNKLKLETAAIGNKLLSTTEDMSVQASERLSSMTSAAMDKINQARGVLYITILLTVLFGILVAVNLTLSITRPVGKLVDATRVIASGNLGYAIHIKDKNEFGELALHFNEMSIALKNGYAKLKEEIVEHKKTEEALRESEERYALAARGANDGLWDWDLKNSKIYFSPRWKSMLGYNEEEIGDSPEEWFNRMQPDDRKKLEAKITAHINGHTIHLESEYRISHKDGTYRWMLNRGLAVRDESGKAYRIAGSQTDITDRKMAEEQSLHDAFHDALTGLPNRALFMDRLQHAIKSLHSQLQRHSNYQYAVLFLDLDRFKVINDSLGHIIGDQLLISVGQRLVSCLRPSDTVARLGGDEFAVLLENIKDSKEVLEVTERLLMKLVLPFDIKGHTVVTTASIGVAIGSEIYRGSEEVLRDADIAMYQAKAKGKACFEVFEAHMYASIVERLQLEADLRTALEHKEFRMHYQPIMDLTSNKIIGFEALIRWYHPKRGILYPMEFIPLAEESGLIFPIGEWILMESCRQLRQWQKQYPSNPLLKMSINISSKQFSHPGLVDRITQVLKDTGVDASSLALEITESMIMKNADAASVMLSRLRDMGVHIHIDDFGTGYSSLSYIHRLPVNALKIDRSFISRILDNEEHLEIIKAIISLANNLKFDVIAEGLEVYGQLSKIKSLKCQFGQGFFFSMPMEPEELEMWIKEGMY